Proteins from a genomic interval of Acidobacteriota bacterium:
- a CDS encoding DUF2950 family protein: protein MKLTRRLFCVMLLAGFLLGGHFHVVAQTAEPQSEKPVQASATLPKPQALKPSTPVTRTLNGTEQHRFTVAVKAGELLRVVVQQHSVDLKFSVLPPGTAEMVQVDAADAFGKECYSVMTSATGNCQITVTAIDSQNKAAGEYQITVEVKKKPTPADQQRLQAETWLAEGGMRLYRHDRNGAAEKFEAAVKGFQELKDPEGEATAHYILGYACQELDPAKAIRHLESALALWKLLNQRPQQALTLQWLAKIQRNSPIRDYPKALESSQQALHLWADLKDYIRQIKVLDEIQNLHRYYLNDTAQATATLSRMVELAHAQKDAGHEADLLNRLADDAAEAGDQTKAISLLESAAALRKTLNQPEQQARVLNQMARLHRQQKHLDKATVVLGQAVDLLLATQPVSLTVQDFLVGLVNLHLAQNQMPQALATCDRAAAVTAFEGRSFGPGMLMYKGIIQRSVRAFPEARDSFQAALNRINQWKTSAGQTASDSMSPANLELKLLELGIQLGLGLVQHDLGQHSEALATIEKVRTEFAAFQQVLQQANLLKPAESITSDLAAQFVSGYVYREIGEKHKALQAFENLTGLLRQGDANPDVPDYVKENWQQFEQGVKPVLGILYLENGRLIEAGEVFDAIERQQKQAPRIQATEGYVTGILEMMANLQKAYAATKGNGRYATLDELTALGWLAPELTKGPVEGYRFTSRLTSDGNGYEITATPEKYGETGIRSFLVTKTEKVLSKDNHGAPLTVLDFEEK from the coding sequence ATGAAACTCACTCGTCGGTTGTTCTGTGTGATGTTGCTCGCAGGGTTTCTCCTGGGGGGTCATTTCCACGTGGTGGCCCAAACAGCGGAACCCCAATCAGAAAAACCGGTTCAGGCCAGTGCGACGCTGCCGAAACCTCAAGCCCTCAAGCCCTCAACCCCCGTGACTCGCACTCTGAACGGCACTGAACAACACCGTTTCACCGTGGCGGTCAAAGCTGGGGAGTTGCTGCGGGTTGTGGTTCAGCAACACAGCGTTGATCTCAAGTTCTCGGTCCTGCCGCCTGGGACAGCAGAAATGGTTCAGGTGGATGCCGCCGATGCTTTTGGGAAAGAATGCTATTCGGTGATGACATCCGCAACTGGAAATTGTCAGATTACAGTGACGGCAATTGATTCTCAAAACAAAGCTGCTGGTGAATACCAGATCACGGTTGAAGTCAAAAAGAAACCGACACCTGCTGATCAACAGCGGCTCCAGGCTGAAACCTGGCTGGCTGAAGGCGGCATGAGGCTCTATCGCCATGACCGCAACGGCGCCGCCGAGAAATTTGAAGCCGCCGTCAAAGGATTCCAGGAATTGAAAGATCCAGAAGGCGAAGCAACCGCCCACTACATTTTGGGATACGCCTGTCAGGAACTTGACCCAGCCAAAGCCATTCGCCATCTGGAATCCGCGCTTGCCCTGTGGAAACTCCTCAACCAGCGACCACAGCAGGCCCTGACGCTCCAGTGGCTTGCCAAAATCCAACGGAATTCGCCAATTCGGGACTACCCGAAGGCACTTGAATCCAGTCAACAGGCACTCCACCTCTGGGCTGACCTCAAAGACTATATCCGGCAGATAAAGGTGCTTGATGAGATACAGAATCTCCACCGCTATTACCTCAATGACACCGCACAGGCCACGGCGACGCTCAGTCGCATGGTCGAACTGGCCCATGCCCAAAAAGATGCGGGACATGAAGCTGATCTGCTCAATCGCCTGGCCGATGATGCGGCAGAAGCTGGTGATCAAACCAAAGCCATCAGTCTTTTGGAATCGGCGGCGGCGCTCCGTAAAACCTTGAACCAGCCGGAACAACAGGCGCGTGTGCTGAACCAGATGGCACGACTCCACCGACAACAAAAACATCTTGACAAAGCCACGGTGGTCCTTGGCCAGGCGGTTGATCTTTTACTGGCAACCCAACCCGTTTCGCTGACGGTACAAGATTTTCTGGTTGGACTGGTTAATCTTCACCTTGCCCAAAATCAGATGCCACAGGCGCTGGCAACCTGTGATCGAGCGGCAGCGGTGACTGCGTTTGAAGGCCGGTCATTTGGGCCTGGGATGTTGATGTACAAAGGCATAATTCAACGGAGTGTCAGAGCTTTTCCCGAAGCTCGCGACAGTTTCCAGGCAGCACTCAATCGAATCAACCAGTGGAAAACCAGTGCCGGGCAGACGGCCTCCGATTCGATGTCGCCAGCCAATTTGGAACTCAAACTGCTGGAACTGGGCATACAACTTGGGCTTGGACTGGTCCAACATGATCTGGGCCAGCATTCCGAAGCACTGGCCACGATTGAGAAGGTTCGCACCGAATTTGCGGCCTTTCAGCAGGTGCTCCAACAAGCTAACCTGCTGAAACCAGCCGAATCAATCACCTCTGATTTGGCGGCACAGTTTGTTTCCGGCTATGTGTATCGGGAAATCGGCGAGAAACACAAAGCCCTGCAGGCATTTGAGAATCTGACCGGGTTGCTCCGGCAGGGTGATGCCAATCCGGACGTTCCCGATTATGTCAAAGAAAACTGGCAGCAGTTTGAACAGGGCGTGAAACCAGTGCTTGGTATTCTGTACCTTGAAAACGGGCGATTGATTGAAGCGGGCGAAGTGTTTGACGCTATCGAACGCCAGCAAAAACAAGCACCACGGATACAGGCAACCGAAGGTTACGTGACCGGTATTCTGGAAATGATGGCCAATCTCCAGAAAGCCTATGCCGCCACCAAAGGCAATGGCCGCTATGCCACCCTTGACGAACTGACTGCTCTTGGCTGGCTGGCTCCAGAGTTGACCAAAGGTCCGGTTGAAGGCTACCGGTTCACCAGCCGGTTAACCTCTGACGGAAACGGCTATGAAATCACGGCAACCCCCGAAAAATATGGCGAAACAGGCATCCGGTCGTTTCTGGTGACCAAAACCGAGAAGGTTTTGAGTAAAGACAACCACGGCGCGCCGTTGACGGTGCTGGATTTTGAGGAAAAGTGA
- a CDS encoding TonB-dependent receptor yields MKLLGELILFMTIVTFPLAVLGQADAATATIRGTVTDESGAPLPNASITAKNSERGFSRSALTGEAGEYQLPFLQPGTYDLVIEAEGFGGKAIKNIELTVGQITVQNLQLQIATMAGEVIEITADVPVIDVARTQQANTIQGRQIQNLPNLSREFTSYVYTLPGVSDSNAPRAQFVGFDVSFTSSGFSIGGGNGRNNLVTIDGGENEFGTGQLRIRNLSPEAVQEFQVNRNGFAAEFGFTSGSAVNVVTKSGANDFHGSLYAFFRSQKTAARNYFDYNPQKAFDQKLYPGLTLSGPIARNKLFFFTSFEALKSDTSRFRRYTNDSTFNLTAGQQAYLGRLEAATDPAIRALGQRLQTALSTTSYPNTLKLLQENEGAFPAPVRSYNWTTRVDYQVSASDTITARFSLSREDQDQLTPNNDQAPSADTTVQFRDYTTLVSWLHIFNSNLVNQVRGQIVPNFSARTLAKSLQSTGLLIVGVGSFGRPTTVETIADRYQIEDILTWTVNSHTFKFGASYRPASYQVVNGQFFPGQWTFASGVIGVNQALSAADQAALAAFNTANGLPAGGPTDANLNSIQSFNLGRPAQYAQGFNNPNWNAWAHGLGAFAQDSWKVTPTFTIDAGVRYDFDHQPGPIGGNSFVSPRLGFAWDVFGNQKTVLRGGGGMFVAPIPFQIPLRTTIQNDTGQYVNIVIRALSDGAQSPVNLWQYGAGLGVLPSTALSEAQVNAFGISTGPKSQGRRINEPSPGYRNGYSLQASLGISQQLASNLALDVAYQMYRGVHLQVSQNVNYRETDVFDPIYGPRLARIDPTIAQLNLYSSIGNSIYHGLTASLTKRLSHNVQFEANYTYSKTIDDVIDFNATFAAFLPTRLYLERSVSSFDVRHNFVVSGVFQSPFKSGPGKGWLGHLFGDMTLSPIVNLRSGIPFTTRAGRDVNGDTTGNYDRPFYAGRNTGQGAGFANVNLRISKLIAVNREAGIQAEVIVEATNVLNHTNFLSVNDVIGGDPKLVRGPFNLRGRKDRSPTEALGFNSAGDPRQIQFGLKVSF; encoded by the coding sequence ATGAAACTCCTCGGTGAACTGATCCTGTTTATGACAATTGTTACATTCCCGCTGGCTGTGCTGGGCCAGGCGGATGCTGCCACCGCGACCATTCGGGGAACTGTGACCGATGAAAGCGGAGCGCCACTGCCGAATGCTTCGATTACCGCCAAAAATAGCGAACGCGGTTTCTCACGTTCGGCACTGACTGGTGAGGCGGGTGAGTATCAGCTTCCGTTCCTGCAACCTGGCACCTATGACCTGGTGATTGAAGCCGAAGGGTTTGGCGGCAAAGCGATTAAAAACATTGAGTTAACCGTCGGGCAAATTACAGTTCAGAACCTGCAGTTGCAGATTGCCACCATGGCCGGTGAAGTAATTGAAATTACCGCCGATGTTCCAGTCATTGATGTGGCGCGTACCCAACAGGCCAATACTATCCAGGGGCGTCAGATTCAGAATCTGCCAAATTTGAGCCGCGAATTCACGTCCTATGTCTACACCTTGCCCGGCGTCTCAGATTCAAATGCACCCCGTGCCCAGTTTGTCGGGTTTGACGTGAGTTTTACCTCATCGGGCTTTTCCATCGGCGGTGGAAACGGGCGTAACAACCTGGTCACGATTGATGGCGGCGAAAACGAATTTGGAACCGGGCAGCTTCGCATCAGAAATCTGAGCCCGGAAGCCGTCCAGGAATTCCAGGTCAATCGGAATGGTTTTGCCGCCGAATTCGGGTTTACCTCGGGTTCAGCGGTGAATGTAGTCACCAAAAGCGGCGCCAACGATTTTCACGGCAGTCTGTATGCCTTCTTCCGGTCGCAAAAAACGGCAGCCCGCAATTATTTTGACTACAACCCACAGAAAGCCTTTGATCAGAAGCTGTATCCCGGCTTGACCCTGAGCGGTCCGATTGCCCGCAACAAACTCTTTTTCTTTACTTCGTTTGAAGCTTTGAAATCCGACACATCGCGATTCCGGCGCTATACCAACGACAGCACCTTCAACCTGACGGCTGGTCAACAGGCATATCTGGGGCGGTTGGAAGCAGCAACCGATCCAGCGATTCGTGCGCTTGGGCAGCGACTTCAAACCGCGTTGAGCACCACGAGTTACCCAAACACGCTCAAGCTGTTACAGGAAAACGAAGGTGCTTTTCCCGCACCGGTTCGCAGCTATAACTGGACGACACGGGTGGATTATCAGGTAAGCGCCAGCGACACCATCACGGCGCGGTTTTCGCTCTCACGCGAAGACCAGGACCAGTTGACACCCAACAACGATCAGGCGCCGAGCGCTGATACGACGGTTCAATTCCGCGATTACACGACGCTGGTTTCCTGGCTACACATCTTCAATTCCAATCTGGTCAATCAGGTACGCGGGCAGATTGTGCCCAATTTTTCGGCCCGGACGCTGGCGAAGTCTCTACAAAGCACCGGGTTGTTGATTGTTGGGGTTGGTTCGTTTGGGCGACCAACGACGGTTGAAACCATTGCCGACCGGTATCAAATCGAAGACATCCTGACCTGGACGGTTAACTCGCATACCTTCAAGTTTGGAGCTTCATACCGGCCAGCCAGTTATCAGGTCGTCAATGGTCAGTTTTTCCCAGGGCAATGGACGTTTGCTTCCGGGGTGATTGGGGTCAATCAGGCACTTTCGGCGGCTGATCAAGCGGCGCTGGCGGCGTTTAATACAGCGAATGGCCTGCCCGCTGGTGGTCCGACGGACGCAAACTTGAATTCGATCCAGTCTTTTAATCTGGGGCGACCGGCGCAGTATGCGCAAGGGTTCAACAATCCGAACTGGAACGCCTGGGCACACGGTCTTGGCGCCTTTGCCCAGGATTCGTGGAAAGTAACCCCGACATTTACCATTGATGCCGGGGTCCGGTATGACTTTGATCATCAACCAGGACCCATTGGTGGAAACAGCTTTGTTTCACCGCGCCTCGGATTTGCCTGGGATGTGTTTGGGAATCAGAAAACGGTGTTGCGCGGCGGCGGCGGCATGTTTGTGGCGCCGATTCCGTTTCAGATTCCGCTCCGAACGACGATCCAGAATGATACCGGGCAGTATGTCAATATCGTGATTCGGGCACTCAGCGATGGTGCCCAGTCGCCGGTGAATTTGTGGCAATACGGTGCCGGGTTAGGTGTGTTGCCGTCCACGGCTTTAAGCGAAGCCCAGGTCAATGCGTTTGGCATTTCCACCGGGCCGAAATCACAGGGACGGCGCATCAACGAACCGAGTCCAGGCTATCGGAACGGCTATTCGCTCCAGGCCAGTTTGGGCATTTCACAGCAACTGGCTTCAAATCTGGCATTGGATGTCGCCTATCAAATGTACCGGGGTGTGCATTTACAGGTGTCACAGAATGTCAACTATCGGGAAACAGACGTCTTTGATCCGATTTACGGCCCGCGACTGGCCCGGATTGATCCGACGATTGCCCAGTTAAATCTGTATAGTTCAATTGGAAACTCGATTTATCACGGGTTGACCGCGTCGCTCACCAAACGCTTGAGCCACAATGTGCAGTTTGAAGCGAATTACACCTACAGCAAAACCATTGACGACGTGATTGATTTCAACGCCACGTTTGCCGCGTTTCTGCCAACGCGACTGTATCTGGAGCGGAGCGTGTCATCCTTTGACGTTCGGCATAATTTTGTGGTCAGTGGCGTGTTTCAGAGTCCATTCAAATCCGGTCCGGGAAAAGGCTGGCTGGGTCATCTGTTTGGAGATATGACCTTGAGTCCGATTGTAAATCTTCGCAGTGGCATTCCATTTACCACACGGGCTGGCCGCGACGTCAACGGAGACACCACCGGCAACTATGACCGTCCATTTTATGCCGGGCGAAACACGGGGCAGGGGGCTGGCTTTGCCAATGTGAACCTCCGAATCAGCAAATTGATTGCCGTCAATCGAGAGGCCGGAATTCAGGCGGAAGTAATCGTCGAAGCGACCAACGTGTTGAATCACACCAATTTCCTGTCGGTCAACGACGTGATCGGCGGTGACCCAAAGCTGGTGCGCGGGCCGTTCAACCTGCGCGGAAGGAAAGACCGCTCTCCAACGGAAGCGCTTGGCTTTAACAGCGCCGGCGACCCGCGTCAGATTCAGTTTGGGTTGAAAGTCTCGTTTTAG
- a CDS encoding protein kinase has translation MSIGWSIGHRIEFSQVQASQLSNQVTTPTESKALPMRSSVNPPGWPEGRLFLKVFGNEDGLRSGYISCLTFDQHGYLWAGTDDGAAFYDGQTWTPVNMPNRTISNEIYTIFAARDGSLWFGRSDDGLSRLHNGVWTTYTPNNSGIPSQVVSCLYESLTPDGKPCLWIGTDQGLARFLDNQWTVFTTQNSGLAGNNIQCVYESTLPGKPTVLWVGTETGLSRVEQFHDIEPAPSPSDTRSGWTNFTTQNSKLPGDWITGVLETITPDGQWNFWIITYSELVLIEPVSAQSPAHMMPSREPTDTRWLVFTTQNMLLPGMDVLSVTETRSATGKRVVWLGTDLGLVRLTEKPGATGIDRFIWDVYTVHNSKLPIDGVNQVLQTPSPTGNPMLWIATRGGGIACYREDWWTTFDTDYPGLPNNLIDSLLETRSAAGNPVLWVGTDENGLVRYEAGQMINFDPKNSPLPSISITALVETTSPSGRPALWIGTKNGEVVLLEEPLRAAPGGPKAGDFSWTIFDSKTVGIPGAVNDLIEVKTASGQSVLWAACDYGLARYEQGKWLIFRTETIQFLPTSPMTITQTSHGSTPPVLWIGTYGSGLIRLEETGNPQLEKEKAYTWTSFTPANSKLPNGFVMSLHQTVSAAGHQVLWVGTSYAGVVRLDLTQPDTPWLILNDTSTPAMPDNTVYEILEDPAHRIYLLTNNGVAQLTERQSSSGNGLEHSILTFTTEDGLPINSCNSIAGMVDHLGRIWVGTIKGITRFDPASKLKDQTPKPLLISQTWLNGQLFGNLGALSVQPVLGLGDQSLDGVSLTYHQNNLVFEYRLVSFFKPSETRYQTQLVGIDAAPSEWSPDTKKEYPALGEGQYVFRVWGRDADGNVTGPRELSFMIKPAPWRAWWAYGLYVFLLLGLGYGSVRWRIKTLQRQNLQLEEKVAARTQELSEKNDQLDHKVAELAQKNEELAQSKEELIKSYQQAEQIFSALADVLPGTELDQKYRLDKKIGAGGFGAVYQGTHLAMKRPVAVKVFRPAGANATAESLERFKLEAVSTCRVNHPNAVAVLDSGVSKGGIAYLVMELLQGKSLHQVLATHRVLSPLRCAEIVVPVCNVLTKAHSLGIVHRDIKPDNVFLHQGDDGEIVKVVDFGIAKLVGDTEEIEVPNLTGTHNLIGTPDYMSPERLNHKSYDGRADVYSVGVMAYQMLVGKPPFHSDSGFVGVILQHMTKNPDPLRSINPSIPEAVDRAVLRALEKNPETRPTAQEFACELAAAVGTTVEALSVTRLERNRLETDGKTVIGNAPSTKENDAPTMIESDRSTTAIAFSNRTKVMESGPVFVEDTAIETFSNVVTLGPPQPSPDTEEDQENATKNDIN, from the coding sequence ATGAGCATTGGATGGAGCATTGGACACCGAATTGAGTTCAGTCAGGTCCAGGCCAGTCAGCTTTCCAACCAGGTGACCACGCCAACTGAGTCAAAAGCGTTGCCGATGCGGTCCTCGGTCAATCCGCCGGGCTGGCCAGAAGGTCGGTTGTTTCTGAAAGTTTTCGGCAATGAAGACGGTCTCCGGTCAGGTTATATCAGTTGCCTGACTTTTGATCAGCACGGCTATCTCTGGGCTGGAACTGACGACGGAGCGGCCTTTTATGACGGCCAAACGTGGACGCCAGTCAATATGCCCAACCGGACAATTTCAAACGAAATCTACACTATCTTTGCCGCTCGGGACGGAAGCCTCTGGTTTGGCAGGTCAGATGACGGGTTGAGTCGGCTTCACAATGGGGTTTGGACCACCTATACCCCAAACAATTCAGGAATTCCGAGCCAGGTTGTCAGTTGCTTATATGAAAGCCTGACCCCGGATGGAAAACCCTGCCTCTGGATAGGGACAGATCAAGGACTGGCACGTTTTCTGGACAATCAATGGACTGTTTTCACAACTCAAAATTCAGGGCTGGCAGGTAATAACATCCAGTGTGTATATGAAAGCACACTGCCCGGCAAACCGACCGTGTTATGGGTTGGAACCGAAACCGGGCTTTCGCGAGTTGAGCAGTTTCATGACATAGAGCCAGCACCATCTCCATCAGACACCAGGTCAGGCTGGACCAATTTCACGACTCAAAATTCGAAACTTCCAGGAGATTGGATCACCGGAGTGCTTGAAACGATCACCCCCGATGGACAGTGGAATTTCTGGATTATCACATATTCTGAACTGGTTCTGATCGAACCGGTTTCAGCTCAATCGCCAGCACACATGATGCCCAGCCGTGAGCCAACCGACACCCGCTGGCTGGTATTTACAACTCAAAATATGCTGCTTCCGGGTATGGATGTCCTGTCGGTGACCGAGACGAGGTCAGCCACTGGGAAACGAGTCGTGTGGCTTGGTACTGATCTTGGATTGGTTCGGTTGACCGAAAAGCCAGGCGCCACCGGGATTGACCGATTTATCTGGGATGTCTACACGGTTCACAATTCGAAATTGCCGATTGACGGCGTCAATCAGGTTCTTCAAACACCATCACCAACTGGAAACCCCATGCTCTGGATTGCCACCCGAGGCGGCGGTATTGCCTGTTATCGCGAAGACTGGTGGACGACGTTTGACACCGACTATCCAGGGCTGCCAAATAACTTGATTGACAGCCTGCTTGAAACCAGATCGGCAGCCGGAAACCCGGTTTTATGGGTGGGAACTGACGAAAACGGCCTGGTGCGCTATGAAGCCGGGCAGATGATCAACTTTGATCCGAAAAACTCACCCTTGCCGAGCATTTCAATCACCGCTCTGGTGGAAACAACGTCACCTTCCGGGCGGCCTGCCCTGTGGATAGGCACCAAAAACGGAGAGGTCGTGTTACTTGAAGAACCGCTCCGGGCGGCTCCCGGCGGTCCCAAGGCAGGGGATTTTTCCTGGACGATTTTTGATTCGAAAACGGTCGGCATCCCTGGCGCAGTCAATGATCTGATCGAAGTGAAAACGGCTTCAGGTCAGTCTGTGCTTTGGGCAGCCTGTGATTACGGATTGGCGCGGTACGAGCAAGGAAAATGGCTGATTTTCCGTACCGAAACCATCCAATTTCTACCAACTTCCCCGATGACAATCACCCAAACCAGCCATGGATCAACACCGCCGGTGCTCTGGATTGGAACCTATGGAAGCGGACTCATCCGACTGGAAGAAACCGGCAACCCTCAACTTGAAAAGGAAAAAGCCTACACCTGGACCAGCTTTACCCCGGCGAATTCAAAGCTTCCGAATGGGTTTGTGATGAGCCTTCACCAGACGGTTTCTGCTGCAGGTCATCAGGTTTTGTGGGTTGGAACCTCATATGCCGGGGTCGTCCGATTGGATCTCACCCAGCCTGACACGCCCTGGCTGATCCTCAACGACACCTCAACCCCGGCCATGCCGGACAACACAGTGTATGAAATCCTCGAAGACCCGGCCCACAGAATCTACCTTTTGACCAACAATGGGGTGGCGCAACTGACCGAACGCCAATCCAGTTCTGGAAACGGGCTGGAACATTCGATTTTGACCTTTACCACCGAAGACGGCCTACCGATCAATTCCTGCAATAGCATTGCGGGGATGGTGGATCACCTGGGCCGAATCTGGGTTGGAACCATCAAAGGCATCACCAGGTTTGACCCGGCCAGTAAACTGAAGGACCAGACACCCAAACCACTGCTGATCAGCCAGACCTGGCTCAATGGGCAGCTATTTGGGAATCTGGGGGCACTCTCCGTTCAGCCAGTGTTGGGGCTTGGCGACCAGTCGCTTGATGGCGTCAGCCTGACCTATCACCAAAACAACCTCGTTTTTGAATACCGGCTGGTGAGTTTTTTCAAACCATCGGAAACCAGATACCAGACGCAACTGGTCGGCATTGATGCCGCACCTTCGGAATGGTCGCCAGACACCAAAAAAGAGTATCCGGCACTCGGCGAAGGCCAGTATGTATTTCGAGTGTGGGGCCGGGATGCAGACGGGAATGTGACCGGGCCACGTGAACTTTCATTTATGATCAAACCGGCCCCATGGCGGGCGTGGTGGGCGTATGGACTCTATGTCTTTCTGCTGCTTGGGCTTGGGTATGGCAGCGTGCGCTGGCGAATCAAAACGTTACAGCGGCAAAACCTGCAACTCGAAGAGAAAGTAGCCGCCCGCACTCAGGAACTTTCGGAAAAGAATGACCAACTTGATCACAAAGTGGCCGAACTGGCGCAAAAAAATGAAGAACTGGCCCAGTCCAAAGAAGAATTGATCAAATCGTACCAGCAAGCCGAACAAATTTTCAGTGCCCTGGCCGATGTCCTGCCTGGAACCGAACTGGATCAGAAATACCGCCTCGACAAAAAAATCGGTGCCGGAGGTTTTGGCGCCGTCTATCAAGGCACCCATCTGGCGATGAAACGCCCCGTGGCCGTCAAGGTCTTTCGCCCGGCTGGGGCCAATGCCACCGCTGAGAGCCTGGAACGATTCAAACTAGAGGCGGTTTCGACCTGTCGGGTCAACCATCCCAATGCCGTGGCAGTGCTCGATTCCGGCGTTTCCAAAGGCGGTATCGCCTATCTGGTGATGGAACTCCTGCAGGGTAAATCTCTGCACCAGGTGCTGGCCACTCACCGGGTGCTGTCGCCGCTTCGGTGTGCTGAAATCGTGGTTCCAGTCTGTAATGTTTTGACCAAAGCCCATTCGCTGGGGATTGTCCATCGCGACATCAAGCCGGACAATGTGTTTCTCCATCAGGGCGATGATGGCGAAATCGTCAAAGTGGTTGATTTCGGAATTGCCAAGCTTGTCGGCGACACCGAAGAAATCGAAGTGCCAAACCTGACCGGCACGCATAATTTGATTGGGACGCCGGACTATATGTCTCCAGAACGCCTGAACCATAAAAGCTATGATGGACGGGCGGATGTGTATAGTGTCGGCGTGATGGCCTACCAGATGCTGGTTGGAAAACCACCATTTCATTCGGATTCGGGATTTGTCGGGGTTATTTTGCAACATATGACCAAAAACCCCGATCCGTTGCGCAGTATCAATCCATCCATTCCAGAGGCCGTGGACCGGGCCGTGCTTCGGGCACTTGAAAAGAACCCCGAAACACGCCCAACAGCTCAGGAATTTGCCTGCGAACTGGCTGCGGCAGTGGGCACAACCGTTGAAGCACTTTCGGTAACTCGATTGGAACGCAATCGCCTGGAGACTGATGGAAAAACGGTTATTGGAAACGCTCCATCCACAAAAGAAAATGACGCCCCCACGATGATCGAATCGGACCGCTCAACCACAGCCATTGCTTTTTCAAACCGAACCAAGGTGATGGAATCAGGCCCAGTTTTTGTTGAGGATACCGCCATTGAAACCTTCAGCAATGTGGTGACATTAGGGCCTCCCCAACCATCGCCGGACACAGAAGAAGACCAGGAAAACGCCACAAAAAACGACATCAACTAA
- a CDS encoding DUF805 domain-containing protein codes for MNWYLAALKKYAVFSGRARRMEYWMFLVFNVVISIVLGVVDGVAGTATETGIGLISSVYSLAVLVPGIAVTVRRLHDTDRGGLWILIAFVPCIGALILLFFMFQAGKPGSNQYGPNPKESGGY; via the coding sequence ATGAACTGGTATCTTGCAGCGTTAAAAAAATATGCCGTGTTTAGCGGAAGGGCACGGCGGATGGAATACTGGATGTTCCTGGTGTTTAACGTCGTCATCAGCATTGTACTTGGGGTTGTTGACGGAGTTGCAGGCACGGCGACTGAAACGGGGATAGGTTTGATCAGTAGCGTCTATTCACTGGCCGTCTTGGTCCCAGGTATCGCCGTAACGGTGCGCCGGCTCCATGACACTGATCGCGGTGGCTTGTGGATCCTCATCGCCTTTGTCCCTTGCATCGGCGCGCTGATTCTCCTGTTTTTCATGTTTCAGGCTGGCAAACCAGGCTCGAACCAGTATGGCCCCAACCCGAAAGAATCCGGAGGGTATTAA
- a CDS encoding energy transducer TonB: MKWLVLLGLLGGWFWSGCHCALASPFMGWPQSVEPSEELNQEAQAFAQREFETCWAKNGESWFTKEKEGGKYWQVNEMVLKTGSQPISKIDQLNGISWRGFVDCSSQAQRVYFPDKGWSEWIPGGFSSYQLVKKQGRWKIMSSAGSVFSRLKHNTGSIEKDIVKPGLSEILQVLKEPQLSEEESTTLLAVLMFGGSTAPDTRPQIISQSKPRYTEAARQNKIAGKVVLSVEFRADGTIGEVQVVKSLGYGLDECAVEAARHIRFRPAQKGGRPFTFRSRVEYSFHLT, from the coding sequence ATGAAATGGTTGGTTTTGCTTGGCCTTTTGGGTGGTTGGTTTTGGTCAGGGTGCCATTGCGCCCTGGCCAGCCCCTTCATGGGTTGGCCACAATCGGTTGAACCTTCTGAAGAACTCAATCAGGAAGCTCAGGCATTTGCTCAACGGGAATTTGAAACCTGCTGGGCAAAAAATGGAGAAAGCTGGTTCACAAAAGAAAAAGAAGGCGGGAAGTACTGGCAAGTCAATGAAATGGTGCTGAAGACAGGCTCTCAGCCAATATCCAAAATTGATCAGTTGAACGGGATTTCCTGGAGAGGGTTTGTTGATTGTTCCTCACAAGCTCAACGGGTTTATTTTCCCGATAAAGGCTGGTCCGAGTGGATTCCCGGAGGTTTTAGTTCTTACCAGCTTGTAAAGAAGCAGGGGCGATGGAAAATAATGTCATCTGCTGGTTCAGTTTTTTCAAGACTCAAACACAACACCGGCTCAATCGAAAAAGATATCGTCAAACCAGGTTTGAGTGAAATACTCCAGGTTCTGAAAGAACCACAATTGAGCGAAGAAGAATCCACCACATTGCTTGCCGTTCTGATGTTTGGCGGCAGTACAGCGCCTGACACGCGACCTCAAATTATCTCTCAATCAAAGCCACGGTACACCGAAGCCGCCCGGCAAAATAAAATTGCTGGAAAAGTGGTGTTATCGGTTGAATTTCGCGCTGATGGAACGATTGGTGAAGTCCAGGTTGTCAAATCACTCGGCTATGGCCTGGATGAATGTGCGGTTGAGGCCGCACGGCATATCCGATTTCGGCCAGCCCAAAAAGGCGGTCGTCCATTCACTTTTCGTTCACGGGTGGAGTATTCCTTTCATTTGACCTGA